Genomic window (Longimicrobium sp.):
TTGCGGGGGTAGGGAGAGCGAGGGGGATCGAGGGCCGATCGAAGGATCGGAAGGCCGCTGGAGGCCGCTGAAAGCTCCTGAAGGCGAATGAATTCGCAGGCAACAACAGCACGAAGTCCCTGCGGGACTGCTCCCCGGCATCCCGGCGCTCGAGGGATGCTGATGTAGTCTTGGGATCGCCGCCCTTTGTACCAGATCCGGAATCTCGAAAGCCGGATGTGGGGGAACTCTCCCCCAGGGCGGGCGTATGGGAGCCCTTTGTCCGCGGCTCCGGAGTGATCCGTGCATCGCCCGCTGCGGAACGAGGTCCGGAGATCAGCCGGTGGTCGAGGAAGAACCAGGAGACGGCGAGGAATCCCCCCGCCCCACGCATCCGCCCGCGGACGACGAGGTCGAGCCGCGGAGCTTCGGCGTGCCCGGATCCGCCCCCGGCGCGGAGGAGGCGGGGATCGCGGCGGGGGACGCATCTGCCGAAGTCCCGTCCCTCGTGGCGGCGCAGGCGCGGCGGCGGCGCGAGTGGCGGCGGCGAGCGATGCGGCGCGCGCACCGCGGCGGACGGCGGGCGGCGCACACGGCCCGGCGCCTGGCCCGCGGGGTCGAGGCGGGGCAGGCGCGGGCGGCGCGCGGGTGGCTGGCGTTCGTGGACTGGTTCAACCGCCGCGAGCTGAGCGAGAACGCCATCCTGCTGGCCTTCGCGGTGGCCATCGGGCTGGTCGGCGCCTTCGGCGTGGTCGCCTTCTACCGCTGCATCGACCTGGCCTTCACCGTGTTCTACCGGTGGACGGGGAACGTGCTGGGGCGCGGCGTGCTGGCCATCTACCGCCCCCTCATCACCGCCGCGGGGCTGGCGGCGGCGTGGGCGATCGTGCGCTCGCTGCGCGGCCGCGAGGGCGGCGAGAACGTGGCGGCGGTGCAGCTGGCCGTGGCCCGCCGACAGGGCGAGATCCCCGCGCGCCCCGCGCTCTTCCGCACGCTGGCCTCGGCGGTGACGCTGGGCGCCGGCGGCTCGGCGGGGAGCGAGGGGCCGGTGGCGGTGCTGGGGGCCACGGTGGGATCCGTCCTGGGCCGCGCCTTCCGCTTCGACCCCGAGCGGGTGAAGGTGCTGGTGGGCGCCGGCGCGGCGGCGGGGATCAGCGCCAGCTTCAACGCGCCGCTGGCGGGCGCCTTCTTCGCGCTGGAGGAGGTGCTGGGCTCGCTCGGCGTGGCCGCCTTCCCGCCCGTGGTGGTCGCGGCCGTGCTCGCCGCGGTCGTCTCGCGCGCCTTCCTGGGCAATCACCCCGCGTTCCCCATCCCCGCGCAGTACGGCTTCACCCTGCGCCGCGAGGTCATCCTCTTCTACCCGCTGCTGGGCGTGGTGGCGGGGCTCGTCTCCGTCCTCTACGTGCGCACCTTCTTCGGCGTGGAGACGGTGGCGAAGCGGCTGCGGCTGCGGCCGTGGATGCTGCCGGTGCTGGGCGGGCTGATCGTGGGGCTGATCGTGTGGATGAGTGGCGGGATGCTGGTGGGATACGGGCACCTGGCCGTGCGGGTGCAGGTGTTCGGGCGGATGGCGTGGACCACGCTGGCGCTGCTGGCGCTGGGAAAGATCGTGGCGACGTCGCTGACGATGGGGAGCGGGGGGACGGGCGGCGTGTTCACCCCGTCGCTGTACATCGGCGCGGCGACCGGGGGCGCGTACGGGGTGCTGATGACGCAGCTCTTCCCGCGGCTGGGGCTGCACCCCGAGGCGTACGCGCTGGTGGGGATGGGGGCGGTGGTGGGCGCGGCCACGCAGGCGCCGATCACGGCCATCCTGATCGTGTTCGAGATGACGAACGACTACGCCATCGTGCTGCCGCTGATGATGGCCACGGTGATCGCCACGGTGGTGGCGCGGCACGTGGAGCCGGACTCGCTGTACAGCGGCTGGCTGCGGCGGCGCGGCGAGCACCTGGAGCACGGCACCGACCGCGACGTGCTGGCCGGCGTGCGCGTGGACGACGTGTACGACCGCGCCGCCCCCTGGATCCGCGCGGACGCGACGCTGGACCACCTGATGGAGCAGCTCGGCCGCGCGGACCGCACCGAGTACCCGGTGGTGGAGGAAGACGGGGCGCTGCTGGGGATCGTGACCGTCGCCGAGCTGGCCCGCGCCGCCCGCGAGGCGCCGTCGCTGGGAGCGGTCCTCCTCGCCGCCGACCTCGCCAACCCGGCCGAGTGCGTCACCCCCGCCGACACGCTGCTCGAGGCGATGCGGAAGATGGGCGTCCGCGGCGTGGGCTCGCTCCCCGTGATCGACGCGGAGACCGGGCGCCTGCTCGGAAGCCTGGGCCGCGCGGAGTTGCTGGCGGCGTACCAGCGCGTGGTCGCGCGGAACCCGCACCCCGGCGACCCTCATCCCGCGGCCAGGTCCTGAGCGCGGAGCTCGGGGCGGGCGAAGCAGCGGCGGTGCGACAGGGATGCATCCTGCCCGCCATGCAGCCCCCTCCCCCGGCCCCCTCCGCCCGCTCCGCGGGAGAGGGGGAGAACTCAGCGGGAGCACGCGCGTCGGTGCGTCGCTCCAATGCTGGAGAGCAGTCCCGCAGGGACTTCGTGCGGTTGTTGCCCCCGAATTCATTCGGGGGTAGCGGCATGAGCAGCGGGGAGGAGCGCCACTCGCCGCCAGGAAAATCTGGCGCGCACGCGTTCTGCGGTTGCATCTTCCGAGTCCTCCGTTGCAACGACGAACACCCCACGCCAGGGCAACCGCATGCGCCGAATCCGTCCGCTCGCGCTGGTGCCGCTCGCCGCCGCGCTGCTCGCCGCACAGCCGCTGCACGCGCAGATCCCGGATCACTTCGAGAACCTGAAGGTGCTGCCGAAGGACATCCCGCGCGACTCGCTGGTGGCCATCATGCGCAACTTCTCCAACAGCCTGGGGGTGCGCTGCACCTACTGCCACGTGGCCACGCCGGCCGCGCAGCCCGGCGGGCGCGAGACGATGAACTTCGCGTCGGACGACAGGGTGCCCAAGGAGAAGGCGCGCTTCATGATGCGCATGACGCGCGACCTGAACGCGCAGGTGCTGCCCAACGTGCCGCACCGCCGCGATCCGCCGGTGGGCGTGGGATGCATCACCTGCCACCGCGGCCTCCCCGTTCCCACCACGCTGGACCGGGTGCTGCAGGCGGCCATCGACAGCGGCGGCGCGCCGGCGGCCATCGCGCGCTACCGCGACCTGCGCGAGCACCAGCTGGCGTCCGGGCGCTACGACTTCAGCGAGGGGACGGTGACGGATCTCGCCCGACGACTGGCCGGGCAGGGGAAGACGGCCGAGGCCGCGGCGCTGCTGGAGATGAACAGCGAGTTCTATCCCAACTCCGGCCAGGTGGACTTCGCGCTGGCCGAGGTGTACCGCCAGCGCGGCGAGCGCGACAAGGCGCTGGTGCGCTACCGCATGGCGCAGCAGAAGGACCCGCAGAACCCGCAGGTCCAGCGCCGCATCGACGAGCTGTCCGGCGCCACGCCGACCCCCGCGCCGCGGCCCTGAATCCAGAGGTCTCGCACCGAGGTCGCGGAGGACGGATCCCAGGTTCTCCGCGACCTCTTTTGCTCTCGTGAGATCGGCAATCTCCATTTCGCTGCACGCATCCGGCATCTGGCTGCACGTCGGTTGACCACCCGATCGGAGGATGGTTACCGTTCCCGGTTCGCAGCCGTATCCCCATCTCCCGAAGCTGTTTTCGATGAGCCTTGCCCTCGCCGGGACGCCCGACTGCGCCACGACCGCGCGCGCGGATGCCGCCGCCCGGCCGCGCTTCGCGGTGCGCTGGGCCGAGGTGGGGCTGATGTTCGCGGCGTGGACGCTGGTGGGCGCGTTCGGGCTCACGCAGAGCTACCTGGCCGCGCTCTTCGGCGGGCAGCCGTTCCCCGGGTTGCGCTACGTGGCGTGGAACCTGGAGAGCGTGTGGCTGTGGGCGGCGTTCACCCCGCCGATGTTCTGGCTGGCCGCGCGCTTCCCGCTGGAGCGCGGCATCCGCGTGCGAAACCTGGGGCTGCACGCGGCGTTCGCGCTCGGCTTCGCGGTGCTGGACCTGGGCGGCGACGTGGTGTTCGGGCCGCTGCTGGGCGGCTACCGCGGCACGCTGGCCGAGCGCTTCTTCGCCAAGCTGTTCATCAACGTGTTCAGCTACGCCGCGGTGGTCGGCATCGCCCACGCGGTTCAGTACAACCGCGCGCTGGCCGAGAAGCGCGAGCGCGAGGCGGCGCTGGAGAGCGAGCTGCTGAAGGCGCGGCTGCAGGCGCTGGAGATGCAGATCCATCCCCACTTCCTGTTCAACACCCTGCACGCCGTCGCCTCGCTCATCCGCGTGAAGGAGGACCAGGCGGCGATCCGGATGCTCGTGGGATTGAGCGACCTGCTGCGCATCGCGCTGCGCAACCGCGACGCGCAGGAGGTGCCACTGCGCGAGGAGCTGGACTTCGCGCGGCGCTACCTGGAGGTGGAGGGGATCCGCTTCGAGGACCGGCTGCGCGTGGTGATCGACGTGGCCGCGGATGCGCCGCTGGACGCGCTGGTGCCCAACCTGATCTTGCAGCCGCTGGTGGAGAACGCCATCCGCCACGGCGTTGAGGCGCGCGCCGCCGCCGGCCTGGTGCACATGGAGGTGACGCACGCCGGCGGGATGCTGCGCCTGCGCGTGACCGACGACGGCCCGGGCCCGAAGGCGAACGGCCGCCGCGGCGTGGGCCTGGCCAACACGCGCGAGCGGCTGGCGCACCTGTACGGCGCCCGCCACCGCTTCGTGCTGGCGGCGGGGGAAGATGGCGGCGCCGTGGCGCTGGTCGAGATTCCGCTGCGCCTCGCGACCGCCGATGCCTGAGCCGCAGGCGCCCGTCCGCGTGGTGATCGTGGACGACGAGCCGCTGGCGCGCCGCACCCTGCGCGTGCTGCTGCAGCCGGAGGCCGGCGTGGAGGTCGTGGCCGAGGCGGGGAACGGCGCCGAGGCGCTGGACGCGATCGCGGCGACACAGCCCGACCTGGTTTTCCTGGACGTGCAGATGCCGGAGATGGACGGCTTCGAGGTGCTGAACGCGCTGGGGCCGGAGCGCACGCCCGCCGTGATCTTCGTCACCGCCTTCGACGAGCACGCCGTCCGCGCCTTCGACGCCGAGGCCGCCGACTACCTGCTGAAGCCGTTCGACGACGAGCGCTTTGCCCGCGCGCTGGCCCGCGCCCGCGCCCGCATCGGCGACGGGCGGGTGCGCGAGCTGGCGTCGCGGCTGGCGCGGATGCTGTCGCCGGACTCCCCTGCCCCGCATCTCCCGGCAACGACGATTTCGCCGTCCGCCGTGGCGGAGACGGCCGACGCGCCGCGGTTCGCCGAGCGGATCGTGGTGAAGAAGAACAGCCGCGTGACGCTTCTGGACGTGCAGACGGTGGACTGGATCGAGGCGGCGGACTACGTGGTGCGCATCCACGCGGGCGGCGCGGTGCACGTGCTGCGCGAGCCCATCGCCGACCTGGAGAAGCGGCTGGACCCGCGCCGCTTCTTCCGCATCCACCGGTCGACCATCGTGAACCTGGCCAGCGTGAAGGAGCTGCAGCCGCTCTTCCACGGCGAGTACGTGGTGATCATGCGCGACGGCAGCGAATTGCGCCTCAGCCGCGCGCGGCGCGACCGGCTGCAGCAGCTGCTGGGCGCGAGGATCTAGGACGGCGGCGAACGTCTCGGTGGAGATCGCCGCTCTCATAAAGGCGACTGAAGAAGTCGCGGTAACAACCACGGAAAGCCTCGCAAACTGCGCGAGGCTTCAACAGCAGAACTCACGGCGCGGGCCGATTTCCGCACGCGAATACCGGCCTGCGCGGCAGGCTTCTCGTCGTTGATGCCGCGGCGCTGCGGCTTCAGCCGTCTTTGATCCAGGAGGCGCTTCCATTCAATCCGGGAGGCGCCTTCATTGCTCCGGGCCGTTATCTTTCCGCTCGATTTCCATCGTCCGATGCCCGGTCCCGAATCTCCGTTTTGAATCGTCCCGAAGCTCGCCGCATCACCCCCCGCATCGTCCTGATCTCGTTGCGGGATGTGGCGGTGGCGGCGCTGCTGTTCTTCCTGTGGCAGGTGGGCGCCACGGCGTTCCTGGTGATACCGCCGCGCCTGGCGATGTTCTGGCTGACCGCGGTCGCGGTGATGTTCCTGTGGTGCCACGCCGCGCCGCAGGGGTGGACCACCGCCCGCGCCCGGGCCACCGCGCGCGTCCGCCCCGTTCCGCGCGGCGCGTGGCCGTGGCTGGCGGTGCTGGCGCCCGTGATGTCGGCCGGCGCCCTGGCGATGTGGATGCTGCTCACCTCGCTCCACCTCGCGCACGACCGGCCGCTGCCGCGCCAGATCCTGGAGTACGGCGACCGCCCCGGCGGCACGCTGGTGCTGGTGATGCTGATCGCCGGGCTGGCGCCGCTGACCGAGGAGTTCGCCTTCCGCGGATGGATCCAGCGCCCATTGGAGCGCCGCTTTGGGCCCGCGTGGGCCATCGGCGTCACCGCGGTGCTGTTCGCGCTGGCGCACTTCGACCCCGGCGGCGTGCCGATCCGGGTGATCGGTGGCGTGGCGCTGGGATACACGGCGTGGGTCACGCGCTCCATCTGGGCGGGGATGCTGCTGCACTTCGCGTGGAACGTGGGCGTGCTGGCGTTCGGCGGCACCTTCCCCGACTTCGAGCCGGCCACGCATCCGCGCGTCGCCCTTCCCGCGGCGCTCGTCCTCGCCCTCTCCGCCGCCGTGTTCGCCCGGGCCGCCGCGCGCCTGCGAAGAGCGTCGCGCCGCGTCCCCGATCTCCATCTCCTTTCCCCTGCCCTCCCCCGCCATCCGGACGACGCCTGACCAGCACGCCTCCGCGCCTCCGCGTGAGATCCAGCCAGACTGGTGGCGCGGCGGAACGTCTGGCGCGCGGCGGAAACAGGTGAAAACTCGCACGGGGTGAGCGTTGACGCGCCCCGCCGGCACGAGCATCTTTCGCCAGCCCGCCGCCCGGACCCCGCCTCCGCCCGGCTCACCGGCACCACCCGCGCAGCACAGCAGCATGACCCCGACCCAAGCGGCCGCCCCGGGCGGCCTTTCCGTTGCCATGGCCGACCTGCCGTTCCGCATCGACGAGAGCGCACTCATCCCGCTGGAAGACGGGCAGGCGGTGAGCGCCGGCTGGCCCGAGTCCATCGGCGGCCGCCCGCTGGGCGTGACCTGGCACTGGACGGTCACGTGGGACCTGGAGCTCTGCCGGCGGCTGCTGGGCGGGCGCAACGCGGAGCGCAGGGGCGAGGCGAGCGCGCACTACGGCATCGGGCGCGGCT
Coding sequences:
- a CDS encoding chloride channel protein gives rise to the protein MVEEEPGDGEESPRPTHPPADDEVEPRSFGVPGSAPGAEEAGIAAGDASAEVPSLVAAQARRRREWRRRAMRRAHRGGRRAAHTARRLARGVEAGQARAARGWLAFVDWFNRRELSENAILLAFAVAIGLVGAFGVVAFYRCIDLAFTVFYRWTGNVLGRGVLAIYRPLITAAGLAAAWAIVRSLRGREGGENVAAVQLAVARRQGEIPARPALFRTLASAVTLGAGGSAGSEGPVAVLGATVGSVLGRAFRFDPERVKVLVGAGAAAGISASFNAPLAGAFFALEEVLGSLGVAAFPPVVVAAVLAAVVSRAFLGNHPAFPIPAQYGFTLRREVILFYPLLGVVAGLVSVLYVRTFFGVETVAKRLRLRPWMLPVLGGLIVGLIVWMSGGMLVGYGHLAVRVQVFGRMAWTTLALLALGKIVATSLTMGSGGTGGVFTPSLYIGAATGGAYGVLMTQLFPRLGLHPEAYALVGMGAVVGAATQAPITAILIVFEMTNDYAIVLPLMMATVIATVVARHVEPDSLYSGWLRRRGEHLEHGTDRDVLAGVRVDDVYDRAAPWIRADATLDHLMEQLGRADRTEYPVVEEDGALLGIVTVAELARAAREAPSLGAVLLAADLANPAECVTPADTLLEAMRKMGVRGVGSLPVIDAETGRLLGSLGRAELLAAYQRVVARNPHPGDPHPAARS
- a CDS encoding c-type cytochrome translates to MRRIRPLALVPLAAALLAAQPLHAQIPDHFENLKVLPKDIPRDSLVAIMRNFSNSLGVRCTYCHVATPAAQPGGRETMNFASDDRVPKEKARFMMRMTRDLNAQVLPNVPHRRDPPVGVGCITCHRGLPVPTTLDRVLQAAIDSGGAPAAIARYRDLREHQLASGRYDFSEGTVTDLARRLAGQGKTAEAAALLEMNSEFYPNSGQVDFALAEVYRQRGERDKALVRYRMAQQKDPQNPQVQRRIDELSGATPTPAPRP
- a CDS encoding sensor histidine kinase; its protein translation is MSLALAGTPDCATTARADAAARPRFAVRWAEVGLMFAAWTLVGAFGLTQSYLAALFGGQPFPGLRYVAWNLESVWLWAAFTPPMFWLAARFPLERGIRVRNLGLHAAFALGFAVLDLGGDVVFGPLLGGYRGTLAERFFAKLFINVFSYAAVVGIAHAVQYNRALAEKREREAALESELLKARLQALEMQIHPHFLFNTLHAVASLIRVKEDQAAIRMLVGLSDLLRIALRNRDAQEVPLREELDFARRYLEVEGIRFEDRLRVVIDVAADAPLDALVPNLILQPLVENAIRHGVEARAAAGLVHMEVTHAGGMLRLRVTDDGPGPKANGRRGVGLANTRERLAHLYGARHRFVLAAGEDGGAVALVEIPLRLATADA
- a CDS encoding LytTR family DNA-binding domain-containing protein gives rise to the protein MPEPQAPVRVVIVDDEPLARRTLRVLLQPEAGVEVVAEAGNGAEALDAIAATQPDLVFLDVQMPEMDGFEVLNALGPERTPAVIFVTAFDEHAVRAFDAEAADYLLKPFDDERFARALARARARIGDGRVRELASRLARMLSPDSPAPHLPATTISPSAVAETADAPRFAERIVVKKNSRVTLLDVQTVDWIEAADYVVRIHAGGAVHVLREPIADLEKRLDPRRFFRIHRSTIVNLASVKELQPLFHGEYVVIMRDGSELRLSRARRDRLQQLLGARI
- a CDS encoding type II CAAX endopeptidase family protein → MAALLFFLWQVGATAFLVIPPRLAMFWLTAVAVMFLWCHAAPQGWTTARARATARVRPVPRGAWPWLAVLAPVMSAGALAMWMLLTSLHLAHDRPLPRQILEYGDRPGGTLVLVMLIAGLAPLTEEFAFRGWIQRPLERRFGPAWAIGVTAVLFALAHFDPGGVPIRVIGGVALGYTAWVTRSIWAGMLLHFAWNVGVLAFGGTFPDFEPATHPRVALPAALVLALSAAVFARAAARLRRASRRVPDLHLLSPALPRHPDDA